Proteins encoded in a region of the Romeriopsis navalis LEGE 11480 genome:
- a CDS encoding TIGR04222 domain-containing membrane protein, whose protein sequence is MIQRNRLKSRFLVISQSWTNRQRRSPWRNRSLRTFSLCFLLANLMVSCKATGFAWNPLDMGGWTFLFSYVGFNLTLAFVCFLYSEQIRESDNRESATLPPLHAYELAYLVDADTVLYERVGQTVLTQLFAQGKIQLTPDRKLFCPTDIASSIPLSDADRRPLEKVVTDAVDAAGGTLSETLSAVNNTAEPVLDAIMQDWFEQLDLIVNSKTIWKMRNLPYIPLALSGLLGLVRIVVDIQRGQSVWLFTLVWITALGLVLFARSTTKIERTEYGNRVLKRLQTNCEQQDFSQIPALDLPKSVALLGPHILEGSALSDLYAYFYSLSDSEATETTETAAPSANVIDEDVESVIDQDVTDSNDLGEAGEAA, encoded by the coding sequence ATGATCCAGCGTAATCGTTTGAAATCCCGATTTCTCGTAATTTCCCAAAGTTGGACCAATCGCCAGCGACGATCGCCCTGGCGGAATCGGTCGCTCAGGACGTTTAGTTTATGCTTTTTGCTAGCGAACTTGATGGTGAGTTGCAAGGCAACGGGTTTTGCCTGGAATCCACTCGACATGGGTGGCTGGACTTTCTTGTTTAGCTATGTGGGTTTCAATTTGACACTGGCGTTTGTCTGTTTTCTCTATAGCGAACAAATTCGCGAGTCGGATAATCGGGAATCGGCAACGCTGCCGCCACTGCACGCCTACGAACTGGCCTATTTAGTTGATGCTGATACTGTCCTGTATGAGCGCGTTGGTCAGACTGTCCTGACTCAATTATTTGCCCAGGGCAAGATTCAATTAACGCCTGACCGTAAGCTGTTTTGTCCGACTGACATCGCTAGCTCGATCCCACTCTCCGATGCAGATCGCCGCCCCCTCGAAAAAGTCGTGACCGACGCGGTTGATGCGGCGGGTGGAACGCTGAGTGAAACTTTGTCCGCAGTCAACAATACTGCCGAGCCAGTGTTGGACGCGATTATGCAAGATTGGTTTGAGCAACTCGATCTCATTGTTAACTCGAAGACGATCTGGAAAATGCGGAATCTGCCATATATTCCATTGGCGCTGAGCGGTCTATTGGGCTTGGTCAGAATTGTGGTGGATATTCAGCGTGGTCAATCGGTCTGGCTGTTCACGCTGGTTTGGATTACGGCATTAGGCTTGGTGTTGTTCGCACGTTCGACGACAAAAATTGAGCGAACTGAGTATGGCAATCGCGTCCTAAAACGCCTGCAAACCAACTGTGAACAACAGGATTTCTCACAAATCCCCGCGTTAGATTTGCCGAAGTCTGTAGCGTTATTAGGGCCACATATTCTCGAAGGCTCGGCCCTATCAGATTTATATGCCTACTTCTATTCGCTGAGCGATAGTGAGGCGACGGAGACAACTGAAACCGCCGCTCCATCGGCAAACGTGATTGATGAAGATGTAGAAAGTGTGATTGATCAAGATGTAACTGATAGCAACGATCTGGGTGAGGCAGGTGAAGCCGCCTAA